Part of the Desulfallas thermosapovorans DSM 6562 genome is shown below.
CTATCGCTAATGTCATGCCTGCTTTAAGCCGTGGCCCCCGTCCGGGCCGGCCATAGTTAGGTACCTGGGGTTCCTCATGCATTTGGCTGCCGATACCGTGCCCCACGTAATCTCTGACCACGGAAAAACCGTTTTTCTCCACATAAGTTTGTACTGCATGGGATATATCGGAGAGCCGGTTGCCGCACCTGGCCATACTAATACCCACCGCAAGCGATTCACGGGTTACATCCAGTAATTTTTGCAGCTGGGCAGAAATTTCGCCTACAGCAAAGGTCCGGGCATGATCACCGTAATATCCATTTATTTCCGCACCAATGTCAATACTAATAATATCCCCGTTTTCCAATTCTCTTAAACCAGGTATACCATGTACCACCTGTTCATTAACCGACGCGCATATAGTGGCTGGAAAGCCATATAATCCTTTGAAGGCCGGGGTGGCACCCATGGACAGGATATACTCCTCGGCTATCCGGTCCAGTTCCGCAGTGGTTACCCCGGGTTTAATCACCCGGGCCAATTCTTCCAGGGCACCCGCCACCACCTGACCGGCCTTGCGCATATAGGATAATTCCCGTTCGGATTTACAGATAATCATACGTACACCCCGGCTACTTGATAAATCCTTGGTAGCTGCGCATTAAAAGCTGTGACTCGATTTGTTTCATGGTGTCCAGAGCCACACCAACCACAATGAGAAGGGCCGTGCCGCCAAAATAAATATTCGGTATCCTGGTGGCCAGCAATACAAAGTTGGGCAGGATGGCTATTAATGCCAGGAAAACAGCCCCGGCCAGTGTGATACGATTCATTACCCTGGCAATATATTCAGCTGTTGGTCGCCCCGGTCTGAT
Proteins encoded:
- the map gene encoding type I methionyl aminopeptidase, with translation MIICKSERELSYMRKAGQVVAGALEELARVIKPGVTTAELDRIAEEYILSMGATPAFKGLYGFPATICASVNEQVVHGIPGLRELENGDIISIDIGAEINGYYGDHARTFAVGEISAQLQKLLDVTRESLAVGISMARCGNRLSDISHAVQTYVEKNGFSVVRDYVGHGIGSQMHEEPQVPNYGRPGRGPRLKAGMTLAIEPMVNMGTYHVQTLPDNWTVVTRDGQPSAHFEHTIVITDGEPVILTLP